One genomic segment of Pedosphaera parvula Ellin514 includes these proteins:
- a CDS encoding lysophospholipid acyltransferase family protein, producing the protein MTRVAVKSSGVVVPHAPKWYQRLGAFIVYLLIRAVSLTIRFKRIDRSEYYEGKEPGPSIYCVWHNRLPLSMYCYYSYIKKYNRSEGLASMVSASKDGGFLVGVLECYGVQPIRGSSSRRGAQALRELTSWARRGYDLSITPDGPRGPCYQVQEGIVALAQLTEFAIMPVTYNLSWKITLNSWDRFQIPLPFSRCEIIYEKPIRVPRSATESERETYRQQLEQVLRGISKD; encoded by the coding sequence ATGACGAGGGTCGCGGTTAAATCCTCTGGTGTGGTGGTGCCTCATGCGCCCAAGTGGTATCAGCGGCTTGGGGCATTTATCGTGTACCTGCTTATCCGCGCTGTTTCATTAACCATCCGCTTCAAGCGCATTGATCGTTCCGAATATTACGAGGGCAAGGAACCAGGCCCCAGTATTTATTGTGTCTGGCACAATCGACTGCCACTTTCGATGTATTGTTATTATAGCTACATTAAAAAGTACAACCGTAGCGAAGGTTTGGCCTCGATGGTGAGCGCGAGCAAGGATGGGGGATTTCTGGTGGGTGTGCTCGAATGCTACGGCGTTCAGCCCATTCGCGGCTCCAGCAGTCGGCGTGGCGCCCAAGCCTTGCGCGAACTCACATCGTGGGCGCGCAGAGGTTATGATTTGTCAATCACTCCCGATGGACCGCGCGGACCTTGTTACCAGGTACAGGAGGGGATCGTTGCATTGGCACAATTGACCGAATTTGCGATCATGCCGGTTACCTACAACCTAAGCTGGAAAATCACGTTGAATAGCTGGGATAGATTCCAAATACCGCTGCCATTCTCCCGTTGCGAAATCATTTACGAGAAACCGATTCGCGTTCCCCGCAGCGCCACCGAATCCGAGCGCGAAACTTATCGTCAACAATTGGAGCAGGTGCTCAGGGGCATATCAAAGGATTGA
- a CDS encoding response regulator has translation MKILYVENHSIFAQQVINLFLSEHKVTVRPSLAQARQELTEESYDLLLIDYDLDDGKGTELVIELREKASALFIIAGSSHEAGNQALLKAGANAACSKMEFNKIAEVIRRVQALN, from the coding sequence ATGAAAATTCTCTATGTCGAAAATCATTCAATCTTTGCGCAGCAAGTTATAAATTTGTTTCTATCCGAACATAAGGTAACGGTCCGCCCCAGTCTGGCTCAAGCCAGGCAGGAACTCACGGAAGAGTCTTATGACCTGCTGCTAATTGATTACGATCTGGATGATGGCAAAGGAACAGAGCTGGTTATTGAGCTTCGCGAAAAAGCTTCGGCCCTGTTTATCATAGCAGGCTCTTCGCATGAGGCCGGAAACCAGGCCTTGCTTAAGGCCGGCGCCAATGCGGCCTGCAGCAAAATGGAATTCAACAAAATTGCCGAGGTGATTCGGCGTGTTCAGGCGCTAAATTAA
- the ruvA gene encoding Holliday junction branch migration protein RuvA, translated as MINFLHGKLVEALPTQVTVDVNGVGYEVLIPLSSFDKLPQPGGEVKLLTHLAIREDAHVLYGFMTAGEREMFRLLMNTVTGIGPKLALNILSGMNVTMLRGAVSNGDVKSLSQISGVGKKTAERIVVELKDKMGAAGAWEAASAQRSLSEPDQRVNDAVLALMALGFKQPEAHDTVRSAQVLLGQQATVEDLVRASLKKGA; from the coding sequence ATGATCAATTTTTTACATGGCAAGTTAGTCGAGGCGCTGCCGACCCAGGTAACTGTCGACGTTAATGGCGTGGGCTATGAAGTGCTTATTCCGCTCTCATCGTTCGACAAACTCCCTCAGCCCGGCGGTGAAGTGAAGCTGCTGACGCATCTGGCCATTCGTGAAGATGCGCACGTGCTTTATGGGTTCATGACTGCGGGTGAGCGGGAAATGTTCCGCTTGCTCATGAACACGGTTACCGGCATTGGCCCTAAACTGGCCCTGAACATTTTAAGCGGGATGAATGTCACCATGTTAAGGGGGGCTGTCTCCAACGGTGATGTTAAATCACTTTCGCAAATTTCCGGTGTGGGCAAGAAAACCGCCGAACGCATTGTGGTGGAGTTGAAGGACAAGATGGGAGCCGCCGGCGCATGGGAGGCTGCCAGTGCACAACGCAGCCTGTCTGAGCCTGATCAACGGGTGAATGACGCGGTGCTTGCCTTGATGGCGCTCGGCTTTAAACAACCCGAGGCACATGACACTGTCCGGTCGGCCCAGGTTCTGTTGGGCCAGCAGGCGACAGTGGAAGATTTGGTGCGAGCCAGTTTGAAGAAAGGGGCGTGA
- the ruvC gene encoding crossover junction endodeoxyribonuclease RuvC, with product MGISIQQFKQMKERVDGSSSRAPSPVMGSGVRGPASKHQTILGVDPSLRGTGFGIIRLAKPYPQTLVHGTISCPATWEHSRCLVKIAQTLRDVIKQHQPTVCAIEGLFFAQNLQTALIMGEARGAAMATIGEAGLEIFEIAPRKVKQAIVGYGAAQKMAVAKMVQRMLHLSELPEPDAADALALALAQAQDGGRYAINAPKRI from the coding sequence GTGGGCATAAGTATCCAGCAATTCAAGCAAATGAAGGAACGGGTGGACGGTTCCTCCAGTCGTGCGCCGTCGCCGGTCATGGGATCGGGGGTTCGCGGGCCAGCGAGCAAGCATCAAACAATTCTTGGCGTCGATCCCTCCCTGCGTGGAACGGGGTTTGGAATTATTCGGCTGGCCAAGCCGTATCCACAGACGCTGGTTCATGGAACCATTTCGTGTCCGGCTACCTGGGAGCATTCACGGTGCCTGGTCAAAATTGCCCAAACTCTCCGTGATGTAATCAAGCAGCACCAACCAACAGTGTGCGCCATCGAAGGCTTGTTTTTTGCTCAAAATTTGCAAACGGCGCTGATCATGGGTGAGGCACGCGGAGCTGCCATGGCGACGATTGGCGAGGCGGGATTGGAAATATTTGAAATCGCACCGCGGAAAGTGAAACAGGCGATCGTTGGTTATGGAGCGGCCCAAAAAATGGCCGTTGCCAAGATGGTCCAGCGCATGTTGCATTTGTCCGAACTGCCTGAACCCGATGCCGCAGATGCCCTGGCGCTGGCGCTCGCGCAAGCGCAGGATGGCGGTCGTTATGCCATCAACGCGCCAAAACGGATTTGA
- a CDS encoding DUF6600 domain-containing protein translates to MKSRNFRRCLKLGVILTVVPLFLALSLRGRQTNTDSTEAVADLSTTEPVVSVSDTNSSDMTVGVDEPEPGEFLSGTNAVPVPAPKPAAANVMLSGGAAEVAKMAQSGVDEQVMLAFVTNYASKFNLGSDQIIYLNDLGVSGNVVRSMIQRDSDLNTLIAQGQTNLTPQVETNDYAATNPTNLYYPPNYTEQPATPVETPPNPDYANNTPAPYVDGGDNSYFDDSLQPYGNWVYVSGYGRCWQPTVCVSNRGWQPYCDRGRWLYTDCGWYWQSDYSWGWAPFHYGRWFCDNNRGWMWCPGRTWGPAWVSWRNSSDYCGWAPLPPQAHWSGHGFRYGNRPVGVGFEFGLRANQYCFVPVERFCDYAPYRYRASAGQSAKFYHNTTVVNNFTFKDHKIINQGIDPKHVAAVSHTQVPTATIQDTPTGHGQPAHGEHWARNGGTIEVFRPQLPPKPAGHPASGDVKAGGIVRGGFGSGHTAAGSATQQQTKPVIAPPKAWEAPRTVVAGNQPATPAKPTIPNTAMDTKPEAEHGHHGLPSKGTVPIVVKKDDPAPTTGTSAGTKAPVPSASAPANPIYLSGATHNSHETVPPNSLVMIGKKDANPTIPPATKPALPALPNMNLANQTANNSASSPTPTWHQPNSSYQPNVRYHPNTGLPSTVNTLPKPTVPQASASANQAGNYYNPGNRFNGSSAAITAPNTAVAQNQWGSLPQATRADPSKGQDFGRPSGPAFGKPYSADHAAPSVPQWTMPTRPSTSVSGGNHSGNGSAAAASTYHATPSAPTVHSASAESHSAPASSHSSPAPSYSAPVQHAAPASSGSSQSSSSSSGKSKP, encoded by the coding sequence ATGAAAAGCAGAAACTTTAGGAGGTGTCTTAAGCTTGGGGTGATATTAACCGTGGTGCCTTTGTTTTTGGCGTTAAGTTTGCGGGGACGTCAAACCAACACCGACTCTACAGAGGCAGTAGCCGATCTTTCCACGACCGAACCTGTAGTGTCGGTTAGCGACACGAATTCCAGCGACATGACAGTGGGGGTGGATGAGCCTGAGCCAGGCGAATTTCTGAGTGGCACGAACGCCGTGCCCGTTCCCGCGCCAAAACCTGCGGCGGCGAATGTGATGTTGAGTGGTGGCGCGGCAGAGGTGGCAAAGATGGCGCAATCGGGAGTGGATGAACAGGTGATGCTCGCCTTCGTGACGAATTATGCCAGCAAGTTCAATCTCGGTTCAGATCAAATCATTTACCTGAACGATTTGGGCGTGTCCGGGAATGTGGTGCGATCGATGATCCAGCGGGATTCGGATTTAAACACCTTGATAGCGCAAGGGCAGACGAATTTGACGCCGCAGGTTGAGACGAATGATTACGCGGCAACTAATCCGACGAATCTTTATTATCCGCCGAATTACACAGAGCAGCCGGCCACGCCGGTTGAGACTCCCCCCAATCCCGATTACGCGAACAACACCCCGGCTCCCTATGTGGATGGCGGGGACAACAGTTATTTCGATGACTCGCTGCAGCCGTATGGCAACTGGGTTTATGTGAGTGGTTACGGTCGTTGCTGGCAGCCGACAGTGTGTGTTTCCAATCGCGGTTGGCAGCCGTATTGTGACCGGGGTCGGTGGTTATACACCGATTGTGGCTGGTATTGGCAATCGGATTATTCCTGGGGCTGGGCACCGTTTCATTATGGGCGGTGGTTCTGTGATAACAATCGCGGTTGGATGTGGTGCCCGGGGAGAACGTGGGGACCCGCATGGGTGAGTTGGAGAAATTCGTCAGACTACTGTGGCTGGGCCCCATTGCCTCCGCAAGCGCATTGGTCAGGTCATGGGTTTCGTTATGGAAATCGGCCGGTGGGAGTGGGTTTCGAATTTGGTTTGCGCGCCAATCAGTATTGTTTCGTGCCCGTGGAGCGGTTTTGTGATTATGCGCCGTATCGTTACCGGGCTTCGGCGGGACAGTCGGCAAAATTTTACCACAACACAACGGTGGTAAATAACTTCACCTTTAAGGACCACAAAATCATCAATCAGGGTATTGACCCGAAGCACGTGGCAGCGGTGTCGCATACACAAGTGCCCACGGCCACGATCCAGGATACGCCTACGGGGCATGGTCAGCCGGCGCATGGGGAGCATTGGGCCAGAAATGGCGGGACGATTGAGGTGTTTCGTCCGCAGTTGCCGCCCAAGCCTGCCGGGCATCCAGCAAGCGGCGACGTGAAGGCTGGGGGAATTGTGCGTGGCGGGTTTGGATCGGGTCACACCGCAGCCGGTTCTGCAACGCAGCAACAGACTAAGCCAGTCATAGCTCCTCCGAAAGCCTGGGAAGCGCCGAGAACCGTGGTTGCCGGGAATCAACCAGCGACACCGGCAAAACCCACAATCCCCAATACGGCAATGGACACGAAGCCTGAAGCGGAACACGGGCACCATGGCTTGCCATCAAAAGGAACCGTGCCGATTGTGGTGAAGAAGGATGATCCAGCACCAACGACGGGTACCAGCGCTGGAACGAAAGCGCCAGTGCCATCTGCAAGCGCTCCGGCGAACCCAATTTACCTTAGCGGTGCAACCCATAATTCGCACGAAACCGTGCCGCCGAATTCATTGGTAATGATTGGTAAGAAGGATGCAAATCCCACAATTCCTCCAGCTACGAAGCCGGCTTTGCCAGCATTGCCCAATATGAATTTGGCGAATCAAACGGCTAACAATAGCGCGAGTTCTCCGACTCCGACGTGGCATCAACCCAATTCCAGTTACCAGCCGAATGTGCGTTATCATCCCAACACCGGATTGCCATCAACTGTAAATACGCTACCGAAGCCGACTGTTCCGCAGGCTTCTGCGAGTGCGAACCAGGCTGGCAATTATTACAATCCCGGCAACCGTTTCAATGGTTCCTCTGCAGCCATCACTGCGCCAAACACTGCGGTCGCACAGAATCAATGGGGTTCGCTGCCGCAGGCGACGCGTGCCGATCCATCAAAGGGGCAGGATTTCGGCAGGCCTTCGGGGCCTGCTTTTGGCAAGCCGTATTCGGCTGACCATGCGGCACCGAGCGTACCCCAGTGGACAATGCCAACGCGTCCTTCCACCAGTGTTTCCGGAGGAAATCATTCAGGAAATGGCTCTGCTGCGGCAGCCTCAACCTATCATGCCACGCCGTCCGCTCCAACGGTCCACTCGGCCTCGGCGGAAAGTCACTCGGCCCCGGCATCCTCTCATTCCTCCCCGGCACCCAGTTACTCGGCCCCCGTGCAGCATGCCGCTCCAGCAAGCTCAGGATCATCCCAGTCATCATCTTCCTCCTCCGGGAAGTCGAAGCCCTGA
- a CDS encoding lytic transglycosylase domain-containing protein produces the protein MKRPAAIVISLLMLLGGLIGFWRWFNWREHSQDGPIFSAAAHYGVDPALVKAVVWRESCFNPGLTGRAGEIGLMQIIPKAAGKDWTDAEHLGNLNPEHLFDPVTNTLAGTWYLQKLLKRYARTDNPLPYALADYNAGRSNVLKWGHGAAATNSQAFIEQIGFPSTKNYVKSVTQRYEHYRSGFSSK, from the coding sequence GTGAAACGGCCTGCAGCCATCGTAATTTCGTTGCTAATGCTTTTGGGCGGGCTCATTGGCTTTTGGCGCTGGTTTAATTGGCGTGAACATAGCCAGGATGGGCCGATTTTTAGCGCCGCTGCGCACTATGGCGTTGACCCGGCGCTTGTTAAAGCGGTGGTATGGCGGGAAAGCTGTTTCAATCCGGGACTGACCGGCCGGGCCGGAGAAATCGGTTTGATGCAGATCATTCCGAAAGCCGCGGGCAAGGATTGGACCGATGCTGAACATTTGGGCAACCTCAACCCGGAGCATCTTTTTGATCCCGTCACCAATACTCTCGCGGGTACCTGGTATCTGCAGAAACTGCTCAAACGATATGCCAGGACGGACAATCCTCTGCCTTATGCCTTGGCTGACTATAATGCAGGAAGAAGCAATGTCCTGAAATGGGGACACGGTGCCGCCGCCACGAACAGCCAGGCCTTCATCGAGCAGATTGGTTTTCCCAGCACAAAAAATTATGTCAAATCGGTAACGCAACGTTACGAGCATTACCGGTCCGGATTTTCATCGAAATAG
- the priA gene encoding replication restart helicase PriA, producing the protein MIARVTLEIALRKEFDYLIPSELASQVDVGSRVQVPFGARKVLGCVTAMAEESAHANLRPILKVIGAQTLVTPKILKLARWIGEYYCCPPEIALKSVLPDAVRKEQAGWRERLFVRALPQTEPLPKLPKRQQEVYRILEERKELPLQELIDLAETTAATVRSLEDKGLVTITTEISERDPYAHEHILPSQPLPLNPQQARALERIIAAMDGQQAKPSTASAGDMTPVSSSNNFRLQSDDVPQTEPKNASSVFLLHGVTGSGKTEVYLQALAHALEQGKGAIVLVPEISLTPQTVERFKARFSSGPLQTLVAVLHSHLSAGERHDEWHKIRQGRARIVIGARSAIFAPVDPLGLIIVDEEHEHTYKQEESPRYHARDVAIVRGRMEGATVVLGSATPSMESFYNCSRGKYILLEMLERVDAKKMPLVRVVDMRQAMRKGKSIPIYSPQLKEAIQQRLERKEQTILFLNRRGYSTSLQCPLCGFVAQCPNCSVSLTYHRRAQILCCHVCGHTEPVPSFCPGPKCGNPDIRYAGLGTEKVEDTLLKLFPHARIKRMDSDTLKKKDDYRRILGDFRLGKIDILVGTQMIAKGLHFPNVTLVGIVYADMALHLADFRAGERTFQLLTQVAGRAGRGDIEGEVFVQSFTPFHPAIQYARRHDFAGFYEQELEFREQLKYPPVSRVAMLTLKGRNEEKVKLSADHLRRELEKALAGIKELIIAGPAPAPLARAESLYRYQIMLRARQMSEVSKRLAVMNQSLSLPEDVSLSIDIDPVNLA; encoded by the coding sequence ATGATCGCTCGCGTGACCTTGGAAATTGCCCTCCGCAAGGAATTCGACTACCTCATCCCCTCGGAATTGGCAAGCCAGGTGGATGTGGGAAGTCGTGTCCAGGTTCCGTTCGGTGCGCGCAAAGTTTTGGGCTGTGTGACGGCGATGGCGGAGGAATCGGCTCATGCGAATTTACGCCCCATCCTCAAAGTTATAGGAGCCCAAACACTGGTCACTCCCAAAATCCTCAAACTGGCCCGCTGGATTGGTGAATACTATTGCTGTCCGCCCGAGATCGCCCTTAAGAGCGTCCTGCCTGACGCCGTCCGCAAGGAACAGGCCGGATGGCGCGAGCGTTTATTTGTAAGGGCTTTGCCTCAAACTGAGCCATTACCCAAGCTGCCCAAACGGCAGCAAGAAGTTTACCGGATACTGGAAGAGCGAAAGGAATTGCCGTTACAGGAACTCATTGATCTTGCTGAAACCACGGCAGCGACGGTGCGGAGTCTGGAGGACAAGGGCCTGGTTACGATCACCACGGAAATCTCGGAACGCGACCCCTACGCACATGAGCATATTTTGCCTTCACAACCGCTGCCGCTGAATCCTCAGCAGGCCCGCGCGCTAGAGCGGATCATTGCCGCCATGGATGGCCAGCAAGCCAAGCCATCAACTGCCAGCGCCGGTGACATGACGCCGGTTTCCAGTTCAAATAATTTTCGGTTGCAGTCTGATGACGTCCCGCAGACGGAACCGAAGAATGCCAGCTCTGTTTTTCTGCTGCATGGCGTAACCGGCAGCGGCAAGACCGAAGTGTATTTGCAAGCCCTGGCCCATGCGTTGGAGCAAGGGAAGGGCGCGATTGTGTTGGTGCCGGAGATTTCCCTCACGCCGCAAACGGTGGAGCGATTTAAAGCGCGCTTCAGTTCCGGCCCGCTGCAAACGTTGGTGGCCGTTTTGCACAGTCATCTCTCAGCCGGCGAGAGGCATGACGAATGGCATAAGATTCGCCAGGGGCGCGCACGGATTGTCATCGGCGCACGCTCGGCGATTTTTGCGCCGGTGGATCCGTTGGGCTTGATCATCGTTGATGAGGAGCATGAGCATACCTACAAACAGGAGGAGTCGCCGCGCTACCATGCGCGTGACGTGGCGATTGTTCGGGGTCGAATGGAAGGCGCCACAGTGGTGCTGGGTTCGGCGACGCCCTCCATGGAAAGTTTTTATAATTGCAGCCGGGGGAAGTACATTTTGTTGGAAATGCTGGAACGGGTGGACGCCAAAAAGATGCCTTTGGTACGCGTGGTCGATATGAGGCAGGCAATGCGCAAGGGCAAGAGCATTCCCATTTACTCCCCGCAGTTAAAGGAAGCAATTCAGCAGCGCTTGGAACGCAAGGAGCAGACCATTTTGTTTTTGAATCGTCGGGGATATTCCACTTCACTCCAATGCCCTCTGTGCGGATTTGTAGCGCAATGCCCCAATTGCAGTGTTTCGTTGACCTATCATCGACGCGCGCAAATTCTTTGTTGTCATGTCTGTGGTCACACCGAGCCAGTTCCTTCCTTCTGCCCGGGGCCAAAGTGTGGCAATCCAGACATTCGTTATGCCGGCTTGGGCACCGAAAAGGTGGAAGACACATTGCTGAAGCTTTTCCCACACGCACGCATCAAGCGGATGGATTCCGACACGCTCAAGAAGAAGGATGATTACCGTCGAATTTTGGGAGACTTTCGGCTGGGTAAGATCGATATCCTGGTCGGCACGCAAATGATTGCCAAGGGACTGCATTTTCCCAATGTGACTCTGGTAGGGATTGTTTATGCCGATATGGCGCTGCATCTTGCCGATTTTCGCGCCGGGGAACGCACGTTCCAACTGTTGACGCAGGTGGCTGGCCGCGCCGGGCGCGGAGACATTGAAGGGGAGGTGTTCGTGCAATCCTTTACGCCCTTTCATCCGGCGATCCAATATGCCCGGCGTCACGACTTTGCCGGATTTTACGAGCAGGAACTTGAGTTTCGCGAGCAGTTGAAATATCCGCCGGTAAGTCGTGTGGCAATGCTCACCTTGAAAGGTCGTAACGAAGAGAAGGTGAAACTATCTGCGGACCATTTGCGACGTGAGCTTGAAAAGGCATTGGCTGGAATCAAGGAGCTCATTATCGCCGGCCCTGCTCCCGCTCCGCTGGCGCGAGCAGAGTCGCTTTACCGTTATCAGATAATGCTGCGCGCGCGTCAGATGTCAGAAGTGAGCAAACGCCTCGCTGTGATGAATCAATCGCTGTCGCTGCCGGAGGACGTTTCACTGTCTATTGATATCGATCCGGTGAACCTCGCTTAA
- a CDS encoding RNA polymerase sigma factor — MNDSALLREYLHQHSEDAFRALVQQHTNLVFGTALRRTGNATAAEEITQNVFLILARKAIWLQSHTSLAAWLHHTTLFEARQWWRGESRRQRREQTAIALETTMKTPAADSHALSDALDEALLALPERDRQALLLRFFEGRNHREVGLALGIGEDAARKRVDKALDQLSGILRKRGLVVGATAAFAASLTAASQAAPAGLSATAAQFALAKASAGTLPIITAALAKLLGMNRVHLALAGAVLLLTPLLWQGAQLFSLHQEQERMRTLLASLQSSRDLAATSESEILRQLKAASNRLARANSQPTSPSALISTNNLDPRLFSWDESADYVRVPKKSLPWLAFDGHNSSWDFGSIPGDEEKVITGYGHLSPTLLKALGLDANGQSRLQSYVQAGVQQYSLHADSLAHIQGPEALPANTPSFVKTNSDTRVWSLPTLDESADTNLKNQFVEGVVQLIGEERTEALFHQAGQDRSLFLLFQDFGKTQPMIVLTPLPAGGVSLARRFDNGEHPQWQSIDKLRISEVINSAPEGVFNPMRGFIDRPMPPQLVDYLRQWQQAHPEIPDAPTKNK; from the coding sequence ATGAATGATTCAGCTCTGCTAAGGGAATACCTCCATCAGCATTCGGAGGATGCCTTCCGCGCCCTCGTTCAGCAGCATACGAATCTTGTCTTCGGCACCGCCCTGCGCCGTACCGGCAACGCCACTGCTGCCGAGGAAATCACCCAAAACGTTTTCCTGATCCTCGCCCGCAAGGCCATCTGGCTCCAATCCCACACCTCTCTCGCCGCCTGGCTGCATCACACCACCTTGTTCGAAGCCCGCCAATGGTGGCGCGGCGAATCCCGTCGTCAACGCCGCGAACAAACCGCCATCGCCCTGGAAACCACCATGAAAACTCCCGCGGCAGATTCGCACGCACTTTCCGATGCCCTCGACGAAGCCCTTCTCGCATTGCCTGAGAGGGATCGGCAAGCCCTGCTGCTGCGCTTCTTCGAAGGACGCAATCATCGCGAAGTCGGCCTCGCCCTCGGCATTGGCGAAGACGCCGCCCGCAAGCGGGTCGACAAGGCCCTCGACCAACTCTCCGGCATCCTCCGCAAACGCGGTCTCGTGGTCGGTGCCACCGCTGCCTTTGCCGCTTCACTCACCGCCGCATCCCAGGCCGCGCCCGCTGGACTCTCCGCAACCGCCGCTCAGTTCGCCCTCGCCAAGGCTTCAGCAGGCACTCTTCCAATTATTACTGCAGCCCTCGCAAAACTCCTCGGCATGAATCGCGTGCACCTCGCTCTCGCAGGTGCCGTCCTGTTGCTCACACCGCTTCTCTGGCAGGGCGCACAATTATTTTCTCTGCATCAGGAACAGGAACGCATGCGAACACTCCTCGCTTCCCTGCAATCCTCACGCGACCTTGCAGCCACCTCGGAATCTGAAATCCTGCGCCAACTCAAAGCCGCTTCCAATCGCCTAGCCCGCGCCAATTCGCAACCGACTTCGCCCAGCGCTCTCATCTCCACAAACAATCTCGATCCCCGACTCTTCAGCTGGGATGAATCCGCCGATTACGTCCGCGTGCCAAAGAAGAGCCTCCCATGGCTCGCATTCGACGGCCACAATTCCTCCTGGGACTTCGGCTCAATTCCAGGCGATGAAGAGAAGGTCATTACTGGCTACGGCCATCTCTCCCCCACTCTCCTGAAAGCCCTCGGACTCGATGCCAACGGACAATCCCGTCTCCAATCCTATGTTCAAGCCGGCGTGCAACAATACTCCTTGCATGCAGACTCCCTGGCCCACATCCAAGGTCCTGAGGCTCTCCCCGCCAATACTCCATCGTTTGTCAAAACCAACTCAGATACCCGTGTCTGGTCGCTCCCTACGCTCGACGAATCTGCTGATACCAACTTGAAAAATCAGTTTGTAGAAGGGGTTGTGCAACTCATCGGCGAAGAACGGACGGAGGCACTTTTTCACCAGGCGGGTCAGGATCGCAGCTTGTTCCTCCTCTTTCAGGATTTCGGCAAAACACAGCCTATGATTGTTCTCACCCCTCTTCCAGCCGGAGGCGTCAGCCTCGCCAGAAGATTTGACAATGGCGAGCACCCCCAGTGGCAAAGTATTGACAAACTTCGCATCTCGGAAGTCATCAACTCCGCTCCTGAGGGCGTGTTCAATCCCATGCGCGGCTTTATCGATCGGCCCATGCCTCCGCAACTGGTTGATTACCTCCGCCAATGGCAACAAGCTCACCCCGAAATCCCGGATGCTCCCACAAAGAACAAATGA